From Oceanispirochaeta sp. M1, a single genomic window includes:
- a CDS encoding GNAT family N-acetyltransferase translates to MFEIETDRLLLRNWKLSDNKDVYQYGKSDLVGPNAGWPPHKSEEDSKEIIKMFIKDDDVLAVVLKSKNKVIGGIGLHKRIPDEGVDGLDQREIGYVLNPSYWGNGYIPEAVNGLLEIGFQKMNLDLIWCGHFEENHKSKRVNEKCGFHYKFKKERTLTLLNDKKVVTCYYNMSKAQYLNNERNYK, encoded by the coding sequence ATGTTTGAAATTGAAACCGATAGATTATTACTTAGAAATTGGAAACTTTCGGATAATAAAGACGTTTATCAGTATGGCAAAAGTGATTTAGTTGGGCCAAATGCTGGTTGGCCTCCACATAAATCGGAAGAGGATAGTAAGGAAATCATCAAAATGTTTATTAAAGATGATGATGTACTAGCTGTTGTATTGAAATCCAAAAATAAAGTAATTGGTGGAATAGGTCTACATAAAAGAATTCCAGATGAAGGCGTGGATGGATTAGATCAAAGAGAGATAGGGTATGTGTTAAATCCATCATATTGGGGAAATGGATATATCCCTGAAGCGGTTAATGGCTTATTGGAAATTGGTTTCCAGAAAATGAATCTTGATTTAATATGGTGTGGTCATTTTGAAGAGAATCATAAATCAAAAAGAGTTAATGAGAAGTGCGGATTTCATTATAAATTTAAGAAGGAACGAACACTTACATTATTGAATGATAAGAAAGTTGTTACCTGTTATTACAATATGAGTAAAGCTCAATATCTTAATAATGAACGAAATTATAAATGA
- the ptsP gene encoding phosphoenolpyruvate--protein phosphotransferase, with protein MKEGYLNSNENYDSYCQYILSNVCFDDEDDEYNICSDIVSHKEKLDKELGRDVGIEVALVDYMKNINQRVRTPDILNSADIRRIAHSNSAHSSLKAYDASVLSRDIQVEIERAHRYGSPFSILLIDVILEDDSVRDSIINSLTTDFSYHIRLTDTVYLYNRSRFVLLLGETNTNAAIQTSINIQNVFSLPQKISKSPFYLNIGIASYGLFHIDTDHKLLTAADKALDEAGNTGKGLIYLYHGKDILEVNDEGIPVVITDKIQKRMEITGVPIHPGTALGTIFVYNDLLSHEMESYDIREENLEDEYTRIEQAIHEVEKDLLEMEEEVNHELSREHSVIFQAHRLILNDRQILDEIKTQLFERRVNAEEVIRDVFKRWEMRFLAFDDEVFRNKSQDIADISRRVLTELQGIESHILESVPENSVIFSIRLLPSDTVHINKKNVKAIVTKEGSRFSHTAIIAKAMNIPMIILENMDLTLISNGTTVFIDGSTGAAIIYPNLQEIGGLKSQILSYTTEYSRLQAVHKDHKDLIYKGEEVKLYTVVASLDESVEGISFAADGIGLFRMEVLYLTRDSMPGEDFLFEKLDKILEPFKDKEIIIRLLDIGGDKTLSYLDISERYNSSLGVRGIRLLIKYPQLLESQLRVCLKLSLKFKIKILIPMVTVVEDVIHVKEMLHRMMKSLNIKKSIPLGTMIETPAAVLAARAIIEQSDFVSIGTNDLIQYTMAADREKMNVSQYFEQGNVAIQEYIRIICSLAGEAGKPCYLCGELAQNTSYTKDLLELGCRNFSVTSTVIPVVRQAILDHC; from the coding sequence GTGAAAGAAGGATATCTGAATTCAAATGAAAATTATGACAGTTATTGTCAGTATATTCTATCCAATGTCTGCTTTGATGACGAGGATGATGAGTATAATATCTGCAGTGATATCGTTTCTCATAAAGAGAAGCTGGATAAAGAGCTGGGACGTGATGTAGGTATTGAAGTCGCCCTTGTAGACTATATGAAAAATATCAATCAGAGGGTACGAACACCTGATATTTTAAATAGTGCTGACATTAGACGTATTGCCCATTCAAACTCAGCACATAGCAGTTTAAAAGCTTATGATGCCTCTGTCCTATCAAGAGACATACAGGTGGAAATTGAAAGGGCCCACAGATACGGGTCTCCTTTTTCAATACTGTTGATTGATGTTATTTTGGAGGATGATAGTGTCCGGGACAGTATCATCAACAGTCTTACAACAGATTTCAGTTATCATATACGGCTGACAGATACTGTATATCTCTATAATCGCAGTCGCTTTGTTTTGTTACTGGGGGAGACTAATACCAATGCCGCCATCCAGACTTCCATAAATATTCAGAATGTATTCTCCCTTCCTCAGAAGATATCAAAATCCCCTTTTTATCTTAATATTGGAATTGCCTCATACGGACTTTTTCACATTGATACAGATCATAAATTACTCACTGCAGCCGATAAAGCCCTGGATGAGGCAGGGAATACCGGAAAGGGACTCATTTATCTATATCATGGTAAGGATATTCTGGAGGTCAATGATGAAGGCATTCCCGTTGTCATCACAGATAAGATACAGAAGCGAATGGAGATTACGGGTGTTCCCATACACCCGGGTACTGCTTTGGGAACGATCTTTGTTTATAATGATCTGCTCTCTCACGAGATGGAGAGTTATGATATCAGAGAAGAAAATCTGGAGGATGAGTACACCAGGATAGAACAGGCTATTCATGAGGTTGAGAAAGACCTGTTGGAAATGGAAGAAGAGGTTAATCATGAACTGAGTAGGGAGCATTCTGTCATATTCCAGGCTCACAGACTGATATTGAATGACAGGCAGATTCTGGATGAGATTAAAACACAGCTTTTTGAAAGAAGGGTCAATGCGGAAGAAGTCATTCGTGATGTCTTTAAAAGATGGGAAATGCGGTTCCTGGCCTTTGATGACGAGGTTTTCAGAAATAAATCTCAGGATATTGCAGATATCTCCCGGAGGGTTCTGACAGAGCTGCAGGGAATTGAAAGTCATATACTCGAGTCGGTACCTGAGAATTCTGTTATTTTTTCCATACGCTTACTTCCCTCTGACACGGTTCATATAAACAAAAAGAATGTAAAGGCCATTGTTACCAAAGAGGGGAGCCGTTTTTCCCATACGGCGATCATTGCCAAAGCCATGAATATTCCCATGATTATTCTGGAGAATATGGATTTGACTTTAATCAGCAATGGAACCACTGTATTTATTGACGGTAGTACGGGTGCTGCTATTATTTATCCAAACCTTCAGGAAATAGGGGGGTTGAAATCACAAATTTTGAGTTACACCACAGAGTATTCCCGTTTGCAGGCTGTGCATAAGGATCATAAGGATCTCATTTACAAGGGAGAAGAAGTAAAACTGTATACGGTGGTGGCCAGCCTGGATGAATCTGTTGAAGGAATATCTTTCGCAGCCGATGGAATCGGTCTTTTCAGAATGGAAGTATTATACCTGACCCGTGATTCCATGCCTGGTGAAGACTTTCTATTTGAGAAACTGGACAAAATACTGGAGCCCTTTAAGGATAAAGAAATAATTATCAGGCTTCTGGATATCGGTGGTGATAAGACCCTCTCCTATCTGGACATTTCGGAACGCTACAATTCCAGCCTGGGAGTTCGGGGCATAAGACTACTGATCAAGTATCCCCAGCTTTTGGAATCTCAACTGAGGGTATGTCTTAAATTGAGTTTGAAATTCAAAATAAAGATTCTTATTCCCATGGTCACAGTTGTGGAGGATGTCATTCATGTTAAAGAGATGCTTCACCGTATGATGAAAAGTTTAAATATTAAGAAGAGTATTCCTCTGGGGACTATGATAGAAACACCTGCTGCTGTTCTAGCTGCTCGGGCTATTATAGAACAGTCGGATTTTGTCAGTATAGGGACAAATGATTTGATTCAGTACACCATGGCGGCAGACAGGGAAAAGATGAATGTGAGTCAGTACTTTGAACAGGGCAATGTCGCCATTCAAGAGTATATCAGGATAATCTGCTCTCTGGCAGGAGAGGCCGGCAAACCATGTTATCTCTGCGGTGAACTGGCTCAGAACACAAGTTATACAAAAGATCTTCTGGAATTGGGCTGCCGGAACTTTTCTGTTACATCTACAGTGATCCCTGTTGTAAGACAGGCCATTCTGGATCATTGTTGA
- a CDS encoding phosphatase: MIAIDTHTHSTASGHAYSTLEEMARASHEKGLTGFVLTDHSPGMPGGAHLFHFYNLRVLPREIHGSLIFRGAEANIINFDGDIDLDEEVMNHLEVVIASFHVQTCSIGTRDDHTNALLGAMNNPYVKILGHPDDSRFPYDIPAVVKAAGETATLIEMNNTSLSPHGFRVGALENYKMILSECRKQGVMITLGSDAHFSTRVGETNYCEPLLEELHFPQELIANTSLEKFLSAMKISL, translated from the coding sequence ATGATAGCTATAGATACTCACACCCATTCCACTGCCTCCGGTCATGCCTATTCAACCCTGGAGGAAATGGCCCGTGCTTCACATGAAAAAGGTCTGACCGGTTTTGTTTTAACAGATCACTCACCGGGAATGCCCGGTGGAGCCCATCTTTTCCATTTTTACAATTTACGGGTTCTTCCCAGAGAGATTCATGGTTCTTTGATCTTTCGGGGAGCCGAAGCTAATATCATCAACTTTGATGGAGATATTGATCTCGATGAAGAAGTTATGAATCACTTAGAGGTTGTAATTGCATCATTCCACGTTCAAACCTGTTCTATCGGAACAAGAGATGACCATACCAACGCTTTGCTGGGTGCAATGAATAATCCTTATGTGAAAATTCTGGGGCATCCAGATGACAGCAGATTTCCCTATGACATCCCTGCTGTGGTCAAAGCCGCGGGAGAAACAGCTACCCTGATAGAGATGAATAACACCAGCTTAAGTCCTCATGGATTCCGGGTCGGCGCCCTGGAGAACTACAAAATGATCCTCTCGGAATGCCGCAAACAGGGTGTAATGATCACCCTTGGGAGTGATGCCCATTTCAGCACACGGGTGGGTGAAACAAATTACTGTGAACCCCTTCTAGAAGAGCTCCATTTCCCACAGGAACTGATTGCCAACACAAGTCTGGAAAAGTTTCTGTCTGCAATGAAGATAAGTCTCTAG
- a CDS encoding DUF4386 domain-containing protein, with product MNPKKTTRILGIAFILQFITSFSNGVFIKPLWFVPDNMEQTLIKIAENSGIYRLGIFLDILTALGVIFLGAVLFITLKPIKKYLSTTAFAFYIFEGTLLAASKIESYKLLLISQDFILNPKYAELLKMAAYSYGSMDYVGNTLHMLIFCIGAMMFYYLLLISAKIPKWISYWGLISLIPLFIGTIAQIFSFSIPFFLYIPYVPFELFIGIWIIVKGIAESE from the coding sequence ATGAACCCGAAGAAAACTACCAGGATTCTTGGAATCGCTTTTATTCTGCAGTTTATTACTTCATTTTCAAACGGAGTTTTTATTAAACCCTTATGGTTCGTTCCTGATAATATGGAACAGACTCTTATAAAAATAGCTGAAAACAGCGGTATTTACCGCCTGGGAATATTTCTTGATATTTTAACTGCCCTGGGAGTTATTTTTCTTGGCGCCGTTTTATTCATTACTCTCAAGCCAATCAAAAAATACCTATCCACAACAGCATTTGCATTCTATATATTCGAAGGAACATTGCTTGCAGCTAGTAAAATTGAGTCATATAAACTACTTCTAATCAGTCAGGATTTTATTTTGAATCCGAAATATGCCGAATTATTGAAAATGGCAGCTTACTCATATGGTTCAATGGATTATGTTGGAAATACATTACATATGCTCATCTTCTGTATCGGTGCAATGATGTTTTATTATCTACTACTTATATCAGCAAAGATCCCGAAATGGATCTCTTATTGGGGTTTGATTTCTCTTATACCTTTATTCATCGGGACCATTGCTCAAATCTTTTCTTTTTCAATCCCTTTTTTCCTCTATATCCCATATGTTCCTTTTGAATTATTTATCGGTATCTGGATAATAGTAAAAGGGATTGCTGAATCTGAATAA
- a CDS encoding DUF4386 domain-containing protein yields MKSYRMNALMAGLLYFSGTAFGVSSAVVGGEVISSSVTNKPIPSIDLLNMVAADSSRITAASFLILLMGISLVAMTVFLYPIFRKDSKELAAGMLLFRGALEGTYYFISTMGFLALVLIGNEYAATGADSTALQSMGNVFYQFQSLLGPVGTIIFLIGATCLYISFYRTRLIPRWLSVWGLIGVVPYMAYALLHFFHMDNGIGFYLQMVLAPQELVMGFWLIIKGFDHTAIDKLMTD; encoded by the coding sequence ATGAAAAGCTACAGAATGAATGCATTGATGGCTGGTTTACTTTACTTTTCAGGGACAGCCTTTGGGGTTTCAAGTGCAGTCGTCGGCGGTGAAGTGATTTCTTCCAGCGTAACCAATAAACCAATTCCAAGTATAGATTTATTGAATATGGTTGCCGCCGATTCGTCCCGGATAACTGCTGCTTCATTTTTAATACTCCTGATGGGCATTTCACTGGTTGCAATGACGGTGTTCCTATACCCCATCTTCAGAAAAGACAGCAAAGAACTTGCGGCGGGTATGTTACTTTTTCGTGGGGCACTTGAGGGGACCTATTATTTTATTTCAACTATGGGATTTTTAGCACTTGTTTTAATTGGTAATGAGTATGCGGCTACAGGGGCTGATTCGACTGCATTACAATCTATGGGCAATGTCTTCTATCAATTTCAAAGCCTCCTCGGTCCGGTTGGTACCATAATATTTCTCATTGGGGCTACATGTTTATACATTTCTTTTTATCGAACAAGATTGATTCCCCGCTGGCTGTCCGTCTGGGGTCTGATCGGTGTGGTTCCATATATGGCTTATGCCCTGTTGCATTTTTTTCACATGGATAATGGCATTGGATTTTATCTGCAAATGGTGTTGGCACCACAGGAATTGGTGATGGGATTTTGGCTGATAATCAAAGGATTTGATCATACTGCAATTGACAAGCTTATGACTGATTAG